The genomic window atttgattcaatttgggtttggataaagtgttgatgaatagaaactaaaagaaataggtttggtacaattttcaagccttcctatttattttatttttcttcttcttctttcgtatGCTGCTAACGAGCGAGATTCAGATCTCAAGTTTGCTGTTGAGCAGCCAGTCTCGTGTGGAAACATCAACTTCAGAGAGTCCCTTGGCTCCATTTGGGGGTCGATGAAGGTGACAAGCTTTGATGACGTGGTCTGCTGTCTGCTCTTCCTTTCCGCACTCACAAAGTGGGCTTTGGATGAGGCCCCATCTATGCATACTGGCCCTGAAGCGAGCTACTCCTGTTCACAGGCGGTTGAGTTTCACCCATGCATGGCGTGGCAAATCCGAGCCAGGGCTGGATTTCGACGTATCTGGGATATAGCTCTTCAGGGGCGAAGATGACAACTGCCATCTCTGCTGCCATTCATTGCCTGTCCAGTGAGCCGATGTCTCCTTGGTCTGTGCCTGATTGAGCAAAGCAAGTGCCTCCGATAGTCTTCCGATGTAAATGGGTGCCGCGACTTCAGACGAGGTTGCTGAGGCTCTCTGTTGACCACTTCATGGAGAAGGTGGCTTTTAAGGGTTCAAAGCACGCCGAGTCAGAGCCATGGTCTGTGACTTCCTCCTCAGATCGGCCGGTGGAATACCTGCTAGTACTGGCAACTGTGATTTATTTATAtcacgccttttgtggatgtaagggcttttgcaacaaaataaatttacccacagAAACCACCgttgcaatcaaatttgatcccatttgtttgcactatactttatgtaacttgactaatgctttcaaaatcaaacgGAAAAATTGAAAtgtctcatttacttttttaattatgaatttttaattaaatacggcaaaatggcatttttgagcatttccgaagcgacaatacaacttttgttaattacaatgatttttccccaaacatagtgaccccaaaacagttccttttggttttaatagttaaagaacatttaaggcaaaaaattattttcctaaaattttatattcattttaagttcagatttccgggaaatatacgatatcttaggaaggaaggtggtatgaaggtcaaacaaccaccaaaatgtgcatttttaccCACACTTTAGTGTCATGCCAATACCTCAATTTCAGCCAGATGTGGACACGAGgccttttgcaacagagctcttcatatgTTTAAAAGCAATCATTTATACAAGTAATAGTTTTATGTCTGGAGTGGGACATGGGAGTGGTACATGGGTTTTGACTCCACTCCAGAAAGAGTGGTACTAGGCAGTAAAATCACCAAGTATGGTGCAATAATACATGATTGTACTAGTGAAAACTTGTCCCTCACTGACTTCAATTTTGGCCTTCATTTAACCCgtttcggatttttcaaactaaaattgtgtaCAATAACAGTACCAAAATGGTTCACGAAATGACTTCAATTAGGCGTTCATTTGGCAAAAAGTTCTCACTTATGACGGGGCATTACCCCCTCAGCCACCGCCCTGCATAGCGTAAGCGCGATTTTACTGACACCAAGCTTCcccctttcaaaatcgttccacTGCACTTGTTTCCAAGGAGgatcaattctcgcgtttcacaatacgatgcgcctccagcggtcgctgggtcgaggccaaaaatacgcagtgcatcatgggaaaatttcgacatccaaagcccgcgtaatacgaatacaatacaggaacatgggtttaaatgtcattataatgatgttacatgcgaatgcacactaaaacaacaatttacaattatagtagatccattttctatctatcacagggaatccttcgtgtgcagctgttttcaacatatttattatcacactcgcgtgaaaatgcattagcagctagaacggcgatgtcaactctggagtcaaaaatttgactgccaagagcaaccgctggcggcgcatcataATTGTGAAATGCGAGAATTGCGAGAGTCACATAGAGAGTTTCTACACGATCTGTTGAAACACGCATGAATCTTTGATGGGagggtgtgggtgtggggtggtGTTTGTCAAACCATATAGCTGGTGAATATGAATGATAACACTTTGGAACATAACGtttgttttaaatgtatttaattaaACCTCATTAGGTGACGACCCGTCTGCAATTCACCTTCAGATAAATGATGCCATACGAGATGTGCTATCCAAGAGAATAGATCGCATTACACGAAATAACATCGATCCAAGGTAGTATTTTCTGAATAATTTTCTGagtaatattaaagccatattataacattttcatacaaaatagattagcagttctttgccataaaatgttagcttttactgtcagatatatccccttttatttttgagccgaacaactaaggcataGCAaagatgtcgccaatacgtatcactccttcggtcgtgttatggtaccACCCTtttttgtgtagatcaccgtcccgcacgcgtaatttctttctgcaaccataatgggccgcaatacgataacacatagtacatacgcGTACATAACTTTGTAAGTATATGAGGcaagatataacacgagtttattaccattattatttcctcttacttaataagataaaaagcaatttaatagaattaaaattctacaagggTTTacatggggttcgaacccacaatctatggatCCATAGTCCGATGCCTCCATCACTGTGCCATGGAGTCGTTGTCAGAAATGTGTTTGTTTATCAAACgcattgattacggaataaagtgcatacacacaattcTATTACTAGtaattagtactaataaatacgtattttATAATCTCTGATCATTATTGGCAATAATGAACCTTTACTCACCCTAATGCAAACCCTaaccccttaaccctaaccccctaaccctaaccctaaaccctaacttcaaccctaaccataaacccttaccctaactctaaccctaaaccctaacccttaccctaaccctaagaccttAACCcaaagaccctaaccctaacaataatgaaccttgcctcggactatgcggttagtgatatattgcggcccataatggttgcagaaagaaattaagcgtcccgcacgccatgtacgtactatgatatgaacatcgtgtatgcgttcgaataacaattccatcgtaataataaaacgatggttcctgcgttttattcaaaatctcggattttgacaaaactacagcacctggagtcttgatttttgcagagtatgttggtttaataaagtatacTATAATCGtgtgaaaaaaaattttttgaaagatATTGAggacgtcctcctcagcaaatgttaaaatatgggtTTAATGATCATTATTAGTCCCTTTCTAAAATTGTTTTATATCGTTTATTCGATTTGCTTTCTTTTAGGTCCAGATATTTTATGTTGTCAAGGTGGGACTTTATACTTGACAGTGATATGAAAATTCATCTTATTGAGGTAAATGAGTGAATCTGCAATACAATGTCACCACTATAAATTGCCCATCATACTCATAGCAAAGTATTCCAGGTATTGGTACACTATAATCAACAGGATAgtatcagtacgacagcaacttagctcacttccggtaatttttaccggcgcgacctctgctgttacgtaacgtaatgttgaaaatcaggtggcaaatacagtttttcagaaaatattaaaaaaaatggaatacacgagtcgtttctcccttcatttccacattgagcccatagataagatatgaaacatgagtataaggcaaacagtaacgtttAAAAGTCCagttattgtggagaaaatgaatgtttattgtgcgcgaagtagcctaaaaaatgagaaaaaatgcatgtcacgatatctgcaactatgagccaacgccggtcgtatgcttttctgtaatgatagatattaactaacttgagcttgtattaaattttcagcgaaaatgattggtggaataatcgagtcgtaggttggaaagttgctttcaaaacggcttcgcCTCGCAATTGTGCGTGACCattagtgaccagtgtcagcaggaaaattaacagccggccttgtccatatatcgattaataattgtcaggatcgtccagttgactacagtgatatttatttattcatacaaaatactgccatgtcttacaaaatatcgaagtcaatataaaacgtaatttcaagccatttgactgaacttacaaacagtttataaaagattattgttgaacgagacactgaattagaaataacattgcaaaaggtacgagaataagttagcaggttgtgatggtctattggctaaggccgtgcctgaagtgcgagaggttggaagttcgaaaccctaccatagcggggttttttaaaaaaatatttatgatattagtaaacaactttcaggaagggtttctgatcatttgaagcagaaataatgaggtaaaatgaaagaaagcatttttatcttgaccgcttatggtgttctattgaagataattaaagttactctagacaacgaaacgctgattccaattatgtgtatgtctgggtagggtgtaagaacggtgtaaaaattacaaataatattatgccaaaatatcaggtttgaaattcgtaaattatatggctgacgctatctcattttttaatatgtagaaaagaaaaacattgcaaacgtgttgcatagaaatattttcaaatgatcataatactgacgggcctacacacattcaccataggcctaacagaacaagagagaaaaaaatcgaaatgctgtaggattcgaaccttcaacctttcgcacttcaaaccacggcgtcaaccactagaccatcacaacctgctgtaccatactcgtatcttttgcaatcttatttctcattcagggactcgatcaacaataatatttttaaaactgcttttaagatcagtcaaatgaggtgatattacttattatattgacttcaatattttgtaagtcaatgcagtattttgcttgaataaataaatatcactggagtcaactggacgattctgacgattattattcgataataatgacaaggccggctgctattttgctagtgacacttgtcactaacggacacgcacgattgagacacgggccgttttgagagtaactttccaacctacgactcgattattccaccaatcattttcgctgaaaatttaatacaagctaacGTTagttaatagagagcttgcggaatgaagttactttaactttaactttaacgtctagaggattatagaggactatgtattcaaaaccactctgccattaaagccgcttgaagttaaagttaacgcgagaatctatagtgtgccgtaaattatgatgaaatacgtcatactttagaacaatagtttgcctatttcctcatagactacataattaccacttatgtataatctagttaatagaccaattattggaaatctaatttggtttgggtaaaaaacatgctacatgttgctgaaaattactgattgaattaaatcaaaataaatgttgttccaaacgtcacacttgatatataattgtgtgtgtgctcatgacgtacaccaaatcagcttgcggaaccaagtttttggcttgacttcaactccaaggggattaagttcccgtaaaatggtctgggtttacttgagccagcagtgtacgatacttctggaagagtaaagcaggtgcataacatttttatatataacatgtcataggttgtgcctggtaagagagagagagagagagagggggggggggggtagggaggaggagagggagggcattggaagtggacagggaggtgctttgctggtagccaaggggggggggggctccccgtgggacatcttctcttccttcttgacccctcccttttggatgctggccgccgtgatattttacgcttttaggcctttttctgccattttaagcccatttttgtgaaaacgttaccctttgagaatcggcccacgccctcctaacagaaaaaccctgacaaaatcactgtggagggggaaacaggagtgcgagtgggtaattatagggggtcaagtttgagagagcgagtacagatagaggggagaaggaggggaaaataaggagaatgtagggaaggggaagcaggaggggaagggggagagagattcagaaggaggggaaagaaataaagaatatgtatttcattaggctttgcgaagtaaattggaatatgaaattggcaaagctgacgagcctttattaaataatattatatatatataggcctataactatcgtaagaatattaattgaaacgtatagggcctagccagtttcaaaataatatgataaggagattaacgctgggtcccgacataatccatgttgagtggtatcgcgagttcattcatgtttactcaaacgaagctcttaaggtagagtcttttgtcttgaagtgggactaataaccacttgactaaacaaaagagagacatttggatgtattcggttacaagctcttacacatgcccttcttttgaacgcactttgatacacatgtcccgagtttaagcgacaagacgctgttgttgcagtaaccaaccatacgttcgcgttggagtaaatttgagcaagaaatccaatcgatatttctgaagttgccgttccagttaaagtaacttctttccgcaaactctctaatatctatcattacggaaaagcatacgaccggcgtttactcactgttgtagatataaccattttggtgatcgtgacatgcaatttttctcattttcccggccactttggacatgttcaagcttctctattttcaatattattcaacttttactcgtttttttttctttgcacaaatgtttggtatcttatccgtgatcatggtacgtaagttaagcaaaaaacgacccgtTTCTCttatttctggagctatttcgctaaaacatgtttgccggccaaattttcaacatttagttacgtaacccgtgttcaccaacccgtataaattttctgtcgaacaaaagaggtcacgaagttgctgtcgtactggtaTACAACTATTAAAGGAGTATTAATTCATACACAAATTCTGTGTTTTTTAACAAATAGTTATACTCATTTGACAACACAATACACATAATTCATAGTTGTAATAGTTCCTCGCAatacaaataaaacaattatCAGCGTATTTATAGTGGGATGAGATGTACGGTACATTGGCGTATAATTATATCCCCGGGGATTCTATCCGGTCAGTAATTGTCCGGAAACTTGCCCACTATAAATATTAGCCGAAGGATATTGGCGCGCCATATTTGCACACGAGGATAAACTGTGTACTGTATTACCTAAAGTagcagcttcttcatgatgcgttagatgcgcgcaggacattcaaTACTCTTCTCAGCCCCaaaagttatcaaaacagaagctacatatTCGCCGCCATGATGACACTGTTGAACTGTtcatagctcgcgccacaattaAATATCCTGTGCTTTGCCAGTATGACGGTAAATGTAAGATAGTACATTATTTGTAATGTAACTGTCactataaggctgagttcacataggagtatactattcgAGTAtgcggtgcacgttttgcagggcaCGCGAATAGCTTAATATCGAACAAGGAATATCGAGTCACATAAGAGGGTACTATTCGAAAGGCCGTATATCAGCGTATACcgtctaattttaaaactaaaccatatgtagGTAAATTTATTTTCTTAGTAGATGCACtttctaattctgcacattatgacacttcATTGAATGCAATCCACTAGATTTAACTGTTCAACGACTAAACTGATCTTGGTTTATTTGTCTCATTGTATATGCATTGCAGGTCAACGAAAACCCTGCAATGAGTTGCATATATGATTCTCCAGAACAACTTATCCCTCAATATTGTAATAACATAGTGTACAATTTATACCGCGTAATGGGTATCGCCAGCTTTTTTGACTTCCACAAAACAAGGTAAGGGACGCACCactagattctcagggggggcatgggggggtttttttcgcctccgagagcaccaaaaaattttttcgccgccttcggcagcgaagtattttttttcaattttaatgtaaatttttatacaaattttttttttacttatcagtgaggcaaaaaagtgttttttgtctcactagtgggcaaatttttttttttttcgtctcactagtgggtgaagtggtttttttttccaaaaaactcccatgccccccccctggaaatctaatgatGCGCCCCTAAGCTACTTTACGAATAATAGCCACGATTTTCCGCTCCCTATATCAGAACCACCCAACCACTTTGATCTTCACAAAACCATAGCAGGAGGGTGTGAGTTacctcgagatactctagcttaaaatacaggtttacattttcctatcttacattatcttgttgtatttcagctagagcgccacacagtgtcgacaccctgtattataaatattttccctgcaacttaatactccgttggtgagcgacgggcgattggtatttcaccaaacgcaagaaaaggagccctgtctgattggctaggaatcgatcgctcagtgctgaagtacaaactcaaaatgtagatatgtattcaattctatataaatcaatattctattattgacgcagataaagaaagttgcatagtgtctcgataGCTGTCGATatagtgcattgtattatagacttgtgatctAATATTCTATACAGAACTCTGCCGATATGattttaattctcaaacagttgaatatatcacaattttaatgtacgatttaaaaatgtataaaatgcagtaaactataTGCGTATAAAGAcaacagcaatcgccgctgagtgtattgcatttccagttagtgtattgaaaacaaaacctgggttttacctgataacaaatcgaattttcttgtaatggcaacatcatatggggtactgagcatgcgcaaatcgtaaaaacgtgtagaatagaaactctgtggtatctcatatcgtgtaaatggtatgcttagcctgagtcgctcggcctttctcgaacaaaatcgccatgcgtagcttttgaaaaacgagaggattcgccgtactatcacggcaatttttacacgaagatatagggatgataacGCTGCAGTGCGCCATCTcggtttttttctgagaacaatacaAACACGTAATCTTTTCATGACTTTAGTGACGCGACCTGGATGGCCATCATTTTTATTGAATAGATCCGTGTTCGtcacaacagaaattaacacaatagaaattagcatctcatgaatgcgGAACCAatctatagaaataagaaaaccCACTTTTGATGGGATGAGCTCGTGTCTGGGGAGAGTTCATAAATATGGATATTAACAAagattggaatttttcaatttgacTCACAAAGTGCGTTTATTTGATTTACATATTGAGCTTCATGAATGACCATATTGCCTTGCAAATGTTGTTCATATCTTCTCCCTTTCTTCATTTTCAGCATTCAGTTCATAATAAGGGATAGTGATATACACGTCAAGAATGCTATATGCTACACGACCGTTTGTAACTTATGTGAAGCGAAGGTAAATACGTTGTATATAACAAAATAATCTCTATAATaaagtttattattatttattttattacaccATATTTATCGAGGGTAGCCCGATCagcaaaaatgctgttcttacacgggaCCCTGCATCATATAACAATTATTACACAAcagaaatttaaaattatgcataaaagtacaacaaaattaataacacatGTATCTGAAACAACTGTATTAAACGACACTCTTTGCATTCTGCCACTcggatataatttggttcacctcaagtttggtagtgacgtatgtgcatatTTCGTTGGCCTAAGCGGTGAATCGCGCGCGTCAAGTTAATCACGCAAAGTGTACACTCACGCAAGAGCgatttgtcagcacgcttgcggcgcaatcgcgaaaaagcattgacgtcactaccgaacttgaagtgaaccaaattataaagtaccgaagtgtgacgtcataaaattttcttttttgcatttcagcattttcatgaccctatttcagcagaacatgatgaaaaacatccacagtccaaatttggtgggaatcggatccattagccccattgaaatcagtgtaaattggcctggttcataaccaggccaatttacactgatttcagtggggctaattaggtattcatgcggccatatctcgggccctcatgatccgattctcaccaaatttggactgtggaggTTTTtcatcagaatcagaatcagattttattgacattcatcttacaacaagatatggtcaaaacatatataataatacgatacatttaaaatagacttggtgatttattaaagcattatttacaatattgtttcatgcaagccagccgaagccgacccacactcgtcagaatatgcttatcactggaaactgatttctATTTCTAGCGCGGAATGCTCACGCCGAAGTAATAAtacgatatatataatacaaataaagtacaagaacaatacagtttacaactataaagaatataatataaattaactaggcataggcctattatttaaatcccgtttttcaaatgcagtataaatatttacaaattctcCGTTCTGGAGGCAATTTAGGTGAAACATATCTATCCATTTCAATCCTTAATTTATGACAACTAATTCTAAGTTTACAAAAAGTAGATCTATGCCTACGTTTTAATAATGTAACATAATTTTCTAATGAAAATGAACGTTTGAATTGACAATAAGTTCGAAGTTTAGTCTGAtggtttttcatcatgctccaccgatacatggtattcaaaacgctgaaatgcaaaaaaaagttttctgtgacgtcatcacttgtGGTGTTTGATGCTCCAATATAGTGAAGTTAATTAATCAAGATATCATGATTCACGATATCGAATGCCTTTCTTAAATCAATAAGGGCCAATCCACCATATCAACAATTTTGTAGAATGCCCAGACTGGTACTCATTAAGAATTTTATGTTTCGATACATAAGAAATTGATAATAACACATGTTTATGACGTCCCTCTCAATAATTTTACTGACAACATGCAAGATAGATATAGGCATGTAGTTGTATGTGTCATTAAGATCACCACCTTTGTGAAACGGAATAACCTTAGCCTCTTTCCAGTCATGTGATATTACGTCTGTTGCACCGAACAACCAAGTTTCCGGGCCATGGAACTTGTCAGTGCCGAGAATAAGGGCGGACAGACAGATTCACAGACACACATactcacagactaccagtattatagTATAGATACTCTTCAATTATGATTTCGTGTTATTCATTTCATAGGAATGTCAACTTTGTTCGCACTGTTTATCAGACACTCAAAGAGACATCTTAAAGTCAGTGCTTTGGGAGCATTTACGACGAGGGGAAACACGACTAGTGTACCCTTTTGTAACAGTAAGTATCGTAGTATAACGAAATTCTACAAAAATTATAGATATGAATGTATAGACTGATAGAGAAAGGTTGTTCTCCAAATTGTACTGATGAATTATGAGAAAACGAACGTACTGCTTGTTCAGGTTAGAGCTCAGAGTGCATGATGGTAAACAATTTCCAACATCCAACTACACTTTAAGAAATTACCGTTTGGAACGTATCGCGTATAACTGAGACATTCTTTGCGACACAGCTAACGAAAGGGGAGGTGTAGATGACTAGATGCAAACATCCGATTAACGTCATACTTGACCAAAACCTCGAAAATCGTTGATATTCGTTCAGttcaaattggccaaatattagaTTACGCACCGTAAACCATAGAAACTTCATCTTGCAGTATTTATCACAGATCTCATGCCCATAATCTTAAAATATCTTACAAATATGGACGATAATTATTGTGTTAAGTATTGGACGAAataccctccccctcccccagtaAAGTAGTATGGTCAAACTGTTttcgctaaaatgagcgcaaaggttGGTTGGACAATAATACATGAGCCGTTTCGTGGTTTCTTTGAGCAATTTCCGGCTACAACTTAAAAGGAGGAAAAATATATAATTTCGATGGTTTTGTCCGATAAATATTGCGAATTGGACCTTTTTAAATATAGTTCCTATAGTATGCTGTATATACCGTACATTTATATACGATAATCAATTATGTTTTTCTTATGGTACTAAAAACATTCAATAAGGAATCGTCAGGCATTTTACATACAGTCTACAATACatcacattcttaaacacttgagaatgttcttgcaatcttattggtatgacacgatatcacacaccttagCGCGTACGTGTCGATGCGTTACTCGTACGCGCTATTCGAACCAATCGGaatgtgcatagcaacaacaggactgatcgattctgagccctaggtaattccttgtagattgtaggatttaatttgattaaaatttgttataattataattaatatatttattttcattgaaatgtttaagaatgagaataaaggtattgtttttagccgctgtcgtgcatctatcgtctcatataacacgcgacatcattatttttggcgtaaaacaactcggcttcgcctcgttgttttacttaaaataatgatgtcgcccgtgttatatgagacgatagatgcacgacagcggctaaaaacaatacctttattctttaAATACTACAATGTACCATCCTGACTAGAAATGTGATTTGTTTTACAAAGCATCAACGAAACATCGAGTCATAATTCATTATTATTTGTTGCACTTCTTAGAATGAACCCATAAATGACTCCTCTTGGAAATCATCGAAGGCAAAGacggatgatgatgatgcactTACGACGGAGTGGCTGCGATTCAAGTGTAATACAGATATCCAATGGTGTATACAGTGACCTGATACGATGCACTTACGACGGAGTGGCTACGATGTAAATATGCAGATATCCAATGGTGTTATAGCACAGCATGTTACGATGCTCTTACGACGGAGTGGCTACGATCGATGTAA from Amphiura filiformis chromosome 5, Afil_fr2py, whole genome shotgun sequence includes these protein-coding regions:
- the LOC140151954 gene encoding probable tubulin polyglutamylase ttll-15, which encodes MGIASFFDFHKTSIQFIIRDSDIHVKNAICYTTVCNLCEAKECQLCSHCLSDTQRDILKSVLWEHLRRGETRLVYPFVTNEPINDSSWKSSKAKTDDDDALTTEWLRFKCNTDIQWCIQ